Proteins encoded by one window of Polyodon spathula isolate WHYD16114869_AA chromosome 16, ASM1765450v1, whole genome shotgun sequence:
- the LOC121328321 gene encoding uncharacterized protein LOC121328321, with amino-acid sequence METDTEMLIKDNWKNLIYSVDRKITRTAISLAQKVEILEKLGDPIVKRKDIAIEYGLSVSTISKLLKNRDDIMHEWHRGANQDRKRKRLGKVQSVDEALLRWFAIAKEKETVITGPILMAKAKSLAETLGVEFNPSQGWLQRWKDRNNIVIKRVHAEKSQTDGNMSDWPPTLLPTILSRFTPEQRHTWLQHAVEARNCKEESDEDSTSTAPILPSVLSGLSPEKKQAWLKNVKESSEVVEEMGKAGENCASGRSPDQQTNLPAVLGLLSPELLQNCLQSWLARKVVKGSRKEQCDLDVFSTEQCTHAIMPFILSGLSPEEQESWHRHLREKHRTQDGRSASQPPETSLTSRSEEQQAVLQRNSNPLQDGEGSESKARLCRYSTEQQQVWIQQLKERNSPAGKSDLDGSPDTVPQDTDEEELEPPASEAEVSYCLRRIHSFLKQREADHLGHFHTFESYLQTLMTTDCKIKGKC; translated from the exons ATGGAAACGGACACA GAAATGCTGATCAAAGACAATTGGAAAAATCTAATTTATTCTGTTGATCGCAAGATCACCCGGACAGCTATCTCACTTGCACAGAAAGTGGAGATTCTGGAAAAACTCGGGGACCCCATCGTCAAAAGGAAAGACATTGCCATCGAATATGGCCTGTCTGTCTCCACAATTAGCAAACTACTAAAGAACAGAGATGATATTATGCATGAGTGGCATCGTGGAGCCAACCAGGACCGAAAGAGGAAACGCTTAGGGAAGGTCCAGTCTGTGGATGAAGCTTTACTGCGCTGGTTTGCCATCGCAAAAGAGAAGGAAACTGTCATCACAGGACCCATACTGATGGCGAAGGCCAAGAGTCTTGCCGAAACACTGGGCGTGGAATTCAACCCTTCTCAGGGCTGGCTACAGCGCTGGAAAGATAGGAACAATATTGTCATTAAGCGAGTCCATGCGGAAAAAAGCCAGACAGATGGTAATATGTCTGACTGGCCCCCTACTTTACTGCCTACAATCCTGAGCAGATTCACCCCTGAGCAACGGCACACTTGGCTCCAGCATGCGGTGGAGGCAAGAAACTGCAAGGAGGAGAGCGATGAAGACTCTACCTCCACAGCTCCCATCCTGCCTTCTGTTCTGAGTGGACTGTCGCCTGAAAAAAAGCAGGCATGGCTCAAAAACGTGAAGGAAAGCAGTGAGGTAGTAGAGGAGATGGGCAAAGCTGGAGAAAACTGTGCGAGTGGAAGATCTCCAGATCAACAGACCAATTTGCCAGCTGTTCTAGGTTTGCTGTCTCCAGAACTTCTGCAGAACTGTCTGCAGAGCTGGCTCGCGAGGAAGGTGGTGAAGGGATCTCGCAAGGAGCAGTGTGACCTGGACGTCTTCTCAACAGAGCAGTGCACTCATGCCATCATGCCTTTTATTCTGAGTGGACTGTCTCCAGAAGAACAGGAGAGCTGGCATCGACACTTGAGGGAGAAACACAGGACACAGGACGGACGTTCGGCATCACAACCGCCAGAGACATCACTAACCAGCAGATCAGAAGAGCAGCAAGCTGTCTTGCAAAGAAACAGCAACCCCCTGCAAGACGGTGAAGGTTCAGAGAGCAAGGCAAGACTGTGCAGGTATTCCACTGAGCAGCAGCAGGTTTGGATACAGCAGTTAAAAGAAAGGAACTCCCCTGCTGGAAAGAGTGATCTGGATGGATCTCCAGATACTGTTCCCCAGGACACTGATGAAGAAGAGCTGGAGCCACCTGCCAGTGAAGCAGAGGTCTCTTACTGCCTGCGCCGGATACACAGCTTCTTAAAGCAGCGCGAGGCTGACCACCTTGGACACTTCCATACATTTGAGAGTTACCTTCAAACCTTAATGACAACAGACTGCAAAATTAAAGGAAAATGTTGA